The Chthoniobacterales bacterium genome has a window encoding:
- a CDS encoding DinB family protein, whose protein sequence is MSGKWFSRTFQLGLPSDAAPEILDRLRSTPDRLAAAVAGLPPEVLRKRRDGKWSIQENAGHLFDLESLWDQRLDDYARGAKTLHPADLENRKTHEADHNSRQITEILENFRTARFAIIEKIARMAPAELSRTALHPRLNQPMTVTDLCFFVAEHDDHHLRTIEELRSALVS, encoded by the coding sequence ATGAGCGGCAAATGGTTCTCCCGCACCTTCCAGCTCGGTCTTCCTTCGGACGCCGCGCCGGAAATTCTCGACCGTCTCCGCTCCACGCCCGACCGCCTCGCTGCCGCGGTCGCGGGCCTTCCGCCCGAGGTCCTTAGGAAACGCCGCGATGGAAAGTGGTCGATCCAGGAAAACGCCGGGCACCTGTTCGATCTCGAGTCGTTATGGGACCAGCGCCTCGACGATTACGCCCGCGGCGCCAAAACCCTTCATCCCGCCGATCTCGAGAACCGCAAAACCCACGAAGCCGACCATAACTCCCGTCAGATCACCGAAATCCTGGAAAACTTCCGCACCGCCCGTTTCGCGATCATAGAAAAGATCGCCCGCATGGCACCCGCCGAACTCTCCCGCACCGCTCTTCATCCGCGTCTTAACCAGCCAATGACGGTAACTGATCTGTGTTTCTTTGTGGCTGAGCACGATGACCACCATCTTCGCACCATCGAGGAACTCCGATCTGCTTTGGTTTCTTAA
- a CDS encoding peptidoglycan-binding protein → MKKFTNLLIVASLALAGAVMAQEPSPEASQPPGKKQQKKEQPAAVKPPPSRPPKSEAPAVQQPTTRKSQKSQAPVTKEPTATTQAPAMTPSPTKQQRNKGPKNQKNTPPATTAPSTTAEQPAPNAAPTAATTPAATKQNTPRNKKNSKAADANANTSPSATTPAPSPKTKGASKTTASPAPSASAAATAATTPATTPAASAAATTPPAAATTPPAANTPATTSPAASAGPSVAAVNPNAKKRPDQAKVQQIRQQHSSFRAQPKPDRVQPVQFSAGFRLPGVEMWAGPQYEVYRSYHPERHDRGWYHQHYQRVELIAGGYYFFNNGYWYPAWGYDTGHEYYAYDAPIYVGKRASPPDQVIADVQAALQDMGYYKGEVDGLIGPLTREALTGYQRDNGMTVTAVIDEPTLDSLGMS, encoded by the coding sequence ATGAAAAAATTCACTAACTTACTAATAGTCGCTTCGCTGGCGCTGGCTGGAGCCGTGATGGCTCAAGAGCCGTCGCCGGAAGCATCGCAGCCACCAGGCAAGAAGCAGCAGAAAAAAGAGCAGCCGGCGGCCGTGAAGCCACCACCGTCCCGCCCGCCGAAATCTGAGGCTCCGGCCGTGCAGCAGCCGACGACGCGGAAGTCCCAGAAGTCACAGGCTCCGGTAACCAAAGAGCCGACCGCAACGACTCAGGCACCGGCGATGACGCCGTCCCCGACCAAGCAGCAGCGCAACAAGGGGCCGAAGAATCAAAAGAACACGCCGCCCGCGACGACGGCTCCGAGCACGACTGCGGAACAACCCGCTCCGAATGCAGCTCCGACAGCCGCCACTACACCGGCTGCGACGAAGCAAAACACGCCTCGGAACAAGAAGAATTCGAAGGCGGCAGACGCTAACGCGAACACTTCGCCGAGCGCGACCACGCCCGCGCCGTCACCCAAGACAAAGGGCGCGTCCAAGACGACAGCCAGTCCGGCTCCGTCGGCCTCTGCGGCTGCGACAGCCGCGACTACGCCAGCGACAACGCCGGCGGCATCCGCCGCGGCCACTACGCCGCCAGCAGCTGCGACGACACCGCCTGCGGCTAACACGCCTGCCACTACATCACCGGCGGCCAGCGCGGGTCCGTCGGTTGCCGCGGTTAATCCAAACGCAAAGAAACGGCCGGATCAGGCGAAGGTCCAACAGATCCGGCAGCAGCACTCGAGTTTTCGGGCGCAGCCCAAACCGGACCGGGTCCAGCCGGTGCAATTCAGCGCGGGCTTTCGGCTCCCGGGAGTCGAGATGTGGGCAGGACCGCAGTATGAGGTCTATCGCTCTTACCATCCCGAACGGCACGACCGGGGCTGGTATCATCAGCACTATCAGCGGGTGGAGCTAATCGCCGGCGGGTATTACTTCTTTAACAATGGCTACTGGTATCCGGCGTGGGGCTACGATACCGGCCACGAGTATTATGCTTACGATGCGCCGATCTATGTCGGTAAACGGGCGTCGCCGCCTGACCAGGTGATCGCCGATGTGCAGGCCGCGCTCCAGGACATGGGTTATTACAAGGGCGAGGTCGATGGATTGATCGGGCCGTTAACCCGGGAGGCGCTCACCGGTTATCAGCGTGATAATGGGATGACGGTGACGGCAGTGATCGACGAGCCGACGCTGGATTCGCTCGGGATGAGCTGA
- a CDS encoding SET domain-containing protein-lysine N-methyltransferase yields MIQVAPSGVHERGVYAAAFIPKGARIIEYTGRRIPESEFPDDADNPHTFLFGLDDGVVIDPEIGGNEARWINHGCEPNCETIDEDGRIFVYALRDIEPGEELFFDYSLEIDEPVTKESKKLYECLCGSPQCRGTMLAEPVDALL; encoded by the coding sequence ATGATTCAAGTCGCTCCATCCGGCGTGCACGAGCGCGGGGTCTACGCCGCCGCGTTCATCCCGAAAGGTGCCCGCATCATCGAATACACCGGCCGGCGAATACCCGAGAGCGAGTTCCCGGATGACGCGGACAATCCGCACACCTTCCTGTTTGGCCTGGACGACGGCGTGGTGATCGATCCGGAGATTGGCGGCAACGAAGCTCGCTGGATCAACCATGGTTGCGAACCAAATTGCGAAACGATCGATGAAGACGGCCGCATCTTCGTTTATGCCCTGCGCGACATCGAGCCCGGCGAGGAACTCTTCTTCGATTACTCGTTGGAGATCGACGAACCGGTTACGAAAGAATCGAAGAAGCTCTACGAATGTCTCTGCGGAAGCCCCCAATGCCGCGGCACCATGCTCGCCGAACCCGTCGACGCGCTTCTGTAG
- a CDS encoding peptidoglycan-binding protein — protein sequence MKTFIAILVGCSLALSAGTAANQNPDKKAAPKTKSAPKQKAPRVHAAPHVNTTRTAPNSHMKVNRPPSAEKLAKSKTHENNVAKQQLHKAPTAPKAELPAVQSQKLPTAQTNKKFTPLPKESIERIQAQHRNFKARPNSAIASAQFNQNYQIAGAQNWTGPQYRVFAAYRPQWHDQSWWQSRYSASLLLIGGGWYYWDAGYWYPAWGYDQSAAYYPYDGPIYVGDNRTPFDQVVADVQATLQEQGYYRGDVDGLMGPLTRQALADFQRDNGLVTTAALDQPTLSTLGLG from the coding sequence ATGAAAACGTTCATCGCTATTTTAGTCGGCTGCTCTCTTGCGCTTTCCGCGGGCACCGCCGCAAACCAGAACCCCGACAAAAAGGCCGCCCCCAAAACAAAGTCCGCGCCCAAGCAGAAGGCCCCACGTGTCCATGCCGCGCCGCACGTCAACACCACCCGCACCGCGCCGAACTCGCACATGAAGGTGAACCGGCCGCCCTCCGCCGAAAAACTGGCCAAATCCAAGACGCACGAAAACAACGTTGCCAAACAACAGCTCCACAAAGCGCCGACCGCTCCAAAGGCCGAATTGCCCGCGGTGCAGTCCCAGAAGCTGCCCACGGCCCAAACGAACAAGAAATTTACTCCGCTCCCGAAGGAATCCATCGAGAGAATCCAGGCGCAACACCGGAATTTCAAAGCCAGACCCAACTCAGCGATCGCCAGCGCGCAGTTCAATCAGAACTATCAGATTGCGGGCGCCCAGAATTGGACCGGCCCACAATATCGTGTCTTCGCGGCGTACCGTCCGCAATGGCACGACCAGAGTTGGTGGCAATCGCGTTACAGCGCCAGCCTTCTGCTGATCGGGGGCGGATGGTATTATTGGGACGCCGGGTATTGGTATCCGGCGTGGGGGTACGATCAATCTGCCGCCTACTATCCGTACGACGGCCCGATCTATGTCGGCGATAACCGGACGCCGTTCGACCAGGTCGTGGCCGATGTTCAGGCCACGTTGCAGGAGCAGGGTTATTACAGAGGCGACGTCGACGGCCTGATGGGCCCGCTCACCCGCCAGGCTCTCGCCGATTTCCAGCGGGACAACGGCCTCGTAACCACGGCCGCGCTCGACCAACCAACGTTGTCTACGCTTGGGCTCGGCTAG
- a CDS encoding CsbD family protein, with amino-acid sequence MKSSTKDKIKGGIQEAKGKVKESAGRATGNRDLEDRGTLEKAGGKIQRKVGDVKKVFGE; translated from the coding sequence ATGAAATCGAGCACGAAGGACAAAATCAAGGGCGGCATCCAGGAAGCCAAAGGCAAAGTCAAAGAATCGGCTGGCAGGGCCACTGGGAATCGTGATCTGGAAGATCGTGGAACGTTGGAAAAGGCCGGCGGGAAGATTCAGCGCAAAGTCGGCGACGTAAAGAAAGTCTTCGGCGAATAA
- a CDS encoding cytochrome c peroxidase, translated as MRRRPFALAMFLAWQAAARLSAQNGTLDLSTLENYANQGKPGYILKDNTPPGNPITDAGATLGRVLFYDKRLSRNNTVSCATCHQQAHGFSDSALASFGVGGTTARHSTRLPNARFGTEPHFFWDERAVTLEDQTTHPIKSVTEMGFSGTNGDPPFSSLLSRLAAIQEYQILFNFAFGSSTIDETRIQKALAQFVRSIQSFDSKYDAGRAAVPDPQPFPNFTASENNGKQLFLRPANQGGAGCAGCHRPPEFDIDPDSLNNGVIFAIGGGTDLTNTRSPSLRNLADSNGQLNGPFMHNGGFTSFAQVINHYAAIPGNNQNLDPRLRRPGGQVQVLNLTPQERLDIEAFLLTLSGTAVYLEPKWSNPFSASGTITLVNVPPGLSPTPTPTPAPLPAARSLNISSRLGAGAGDQAIIGGFIITGNISKTVLIRGLGPALTNFGLIGVLDDPMLELRRADGALLFQNDNWKDSQRALIEATPYAPGDDREPVLIATLDPGAYTAILSGKNQTTGVALLEIYDLDLAADAQLANISTRGFVGAQNNVMIGGFILGGDNGNTRVAIRGLGPSLAQFGLGNLLADPTLELHDSNGATLITNDNWSDDPAAAALLSASGLAPSSANESAIFTTLAPGQFTAILAGKNGSTGLGIVEVYNLR; from the coding sequence ATGAGACGCCGTCCCTTTGCGCTGGCCATGTTCCTCGCCTGGCAGGCCGCGGCCCGGCTTTCCGCGCAGAATGGGACCCTTGATCTCAGCACCCTGGAGAATTACGCGAACCAGGGAAAGCCCGGCTACATCCTGAAGGACAACACTCCGCCCGGGAACCCGATCACCGACGCCGGGGCCACGTTAGGCCGCGTCCTCTTTTACGATAAACGGCTCTCCCGCAACAACACCGTCAGCTGCGCCACCTGCCACCAGCAGGCCCACGGGTTCAGCGACAGCGCGCTGGCCAGCTTCGGCGTCGGCGGCACCACGGCGCGCCATTCCACTCGTCTGCCTAATGCGCGGTTCGGCACCGAGCCTCATTTCTTTTGGGACGAACGCGCCGTCACTTTGGAAGATCAAACGACCCATCCGATCAAAAGCGTGACCGAGATGGGCTTCAGCGGGACAAACGGCGATCCGCCTTTCTCCAGTCTCCTCTCGAGACTCGCCGCCATTCAGGAATATCAGATCCTTTTCAACTTCGCGTTTGGCTCCTCGACCATCGACGAAACTCGAATCCAAAAAGCGCTTGCCCAGTTCGTTCGCAGCATTCAATCGTTCGATTCCAAGTACGACGCCGGCAGAGCCGCAGTGCCCGACCCGCAGCCCTTCCCAAATTTCACCGCCAGCGAAAATAATGGGAAACAACTCTTCCTCCGCCCGGCTAATCAGGGCGGGGCCGGTTGCGCCGGCTGCCACCGCCCGCCTGAGTTCGATATCGACCCCGACAGCCTCAATAACGGCGTCATCTTCGCCATCGGCGGCGGCACCGACCTAACGAACACCCGCTCGCCTTCGCTCCGGAATCTCGCCGACTCCAACGGACAGCTGAACGGGCCCTTCATGCACAACGGCGGATTCACTTCCTTCGCCCAGGTCATCAATCACTACGCCGCCATTCCCGGCAACAACCAGAATCTCGATCCGCGTCTCCGGCGGCCCGGCGGGCAAGTTCAAGTGTTGAACCTCACGCCGCAGGAACGGCTCGATATTGAAGCGTTCCTGCTCACCCTCTCCGGCACCGCTGTTTACCTCGAGCCGAAATGGTCGAACCCCTTCAGCGCGTCCGGCACCATCACCCTCGTCAACGTCCCACCCGGTTTGAGCCCGACGCCCACCCCCACTCCGGCCCCGCTGCCCGCCGCTCGTTCGCTCAATATTTCCTCGCGTCTCGGCGCCGGCGCCGGCGATCAGGCCATCATCGGCGGCTTTATCATCACCGGGAACATTTCGAAAACCGTCCTCATCCGCGGGCTCGGCCCCGCCTTGACTAACTTCGGGCTCATCGGCGTGCTCGACGATCCCATGCTCGAGTTGCGTAGAGCCGATGGCGCACTCCTCTTCCAGAACGACAATTGGAAAGACAGCCAGCGCGCCTTGATCGAGGCCACTCCCTACGCGCCCGGCGACGACCGCGAACCGGTCCTCATTGCCACTCTCGACCCCGGCGCTTACACCGCGATCCTGTCCGGGAAGAATCAAACCACCGGCGTGGCTCTGCTCGAAATCTACGACCTTGACCTGGCCGCCGACGCGCAACTGGCGAACATCAGCACCCGCGGTTTTGTCGGCGCGCAGAACAACGTCATGATTGGCGGCTTCATCCTGGGCGGAGATAACGGGAACACCCGCGTGGCGATTCGCGGCCTCGGACCTTCCCTGGCGCAATTTGGCCTCGGCAATCTTCTGGCCGATCCCACCCTCGAGCTCCACGACTCTAACGGGGCCACTCTGATCACCAACGACAATTGGTCCGACGACCCCGCTGCCGCCGCGCTCCTGAGCGCCAGCGGTCTCGCTCCCTCGAGCGCGAACGAATCCGCCATTTTCACCACGCTTGCTCCCGGCCAATTCACCGCCATCCTCGCCGGAAAGAACGGCTCCACCGGTCTCGGCATCGTCGAAGTCTACAACCTGCGGTAA
- a CDS encoding Fic family protein encodes MTFTPKYQITSALLSQVEQVAALRERILAAAVQVPWIPALQKDSRIRNAHSSTAIEGNPLTLEQVRAIEEGRDIPATARRARREVANYFAGLRFVEKNAHLRAITHPHILKLHRILAEEVMDQGTAGQYRTIRVRVGDYIPPRPEQVKPMMSDLLDWWNKPEKLSPILSSAIIHHQFETIHPFADGNGRAGRMLALWELYRRGFDSHHLFSIDEFYWEDRPRYYDALEKVALAKGDLTSWLEYSAEGLGRTLERVWSRIQKLSANAGKKKLVLRPKQEQLLHLLREHKAMTPREIWDAVGVSKQGALDLLRPLMKAGLVRRLGTKKTGRYVLR; translated from the coding sequence GTGACCTTCACGCCCAAATACCAGATTACCTCCGCTCTCCTCTCCCAGGTCGAGCAGGTCGCCGCCTTGCGCGAACGCATCCTGGCGGCTGCCGTCCAGGTCCCATGGATCCCGGCTCTGCAGAAAGACAGCCGGATTCGCAACGCTCATTCGTCCACGGCGATTGAAGGAAATCCACTTACTCTCGAGCAGGTCCGCGCCATCGAAGAAGGCCGGGACATTCCCGCCACCGCGCGACGCGCCCGCCGCGAAGTCGCCAATTATTTCGCCGGCTTGCGCTTCGTGGAAAAAAACGCGCATCTCCGGGCCATTACCCATCCGCACATTCTCAAGCTCCACCGGATCCTGGCCGAAGAAGTCATGGACCAGGGGACTGCCGGCCAATATCGCACCATCCGGGTGCGAGTCGGCGATTACATCCCGCCGCGGCCGGAGCAGGTCAAGCCGATGATGTCCGATCTGCTCGATTGGTGGAACAAACCCGAAAAACTCTCGCCGATCCTCAGCTCGGCCATTATTCATCATCAGTTCGAAACCATCCACCCGTTCGCCGACGGCAACGGCCGCGCCGGCCGAATGCTCGCCCTCTGGGAGCTCTACCGCCGCGGCTTCGACAGTCATCATCTCTTTTCCATCGACGAATTTTACTGGGAAGACCGGCCGCGCTATTACGACGCCCTGGAGAAAGTGGCGCTGGCCAAAGGCGACCTCACGAGCTGGCTCGAGTACAGCGCGGAAGGATTAGGCCGAACCCTCGAACGGGTTTGGAGCCGGATCCAGAAACTCAGTGCGAATGCCGGCAAAAAGAAACTGGTCCTTCGCCCGAAACAGGAGCAATTGCTCCATCTTCTGCGCGAACATAAGGCCATGACTCCGCGTGAAATCTGGGATGCAGTGGGCGTTTCCAAGCAAGGCGCGCTTGATCTCCTGCGCCCCCTCATGAAAGCCGGCCTGGTCCGCCGCCTCGGCACGAAAAAGACCGGACGCTATGTCCTGAGGTAA
- a CDS encoding ORF6N domain-containing protein, whose product MKKRSSVSIGSQPSAKLAPSAPSANGSSHEFRLAVRGQRVILDSDLARIYGVETKALNRAVKRNADRFPRDFVFQLTREESGPLRYQTGTLNTGRGVHRKYRPYAFTEHGALQAANVLRSKRAVQMSVFVIRAFVKMREALSTNETVMKRLSQIDNTLFLHDAALRELFQKLRPLLQPPPEPPKKQIGFHSGK is encoded by the coding sequence GTGAAAAAGCGCTCGAGCGTCTCGATTGGCTCGCAGCCGAGCGCGAAGCTCGCCCCGTCCGCGCCATCGGCAAATGGATCGAGCCATGAGTTCAGGCTCGCAGTTCGCGGCCAACGGGTGATTCTCGACAGCGATCTCGCGAGAATTTATGGAGTTGAGACGAAGGCGCTCAATCGAGCCGTAAAACGCAATGCAGACCGCTTTCCCCGAGACTTCGTATTTCAGTTAACGCGGGAGGAGTCGGGACCGTTAAGGTACCAAACTGGCACCTTAAACACGGGCCGCGGCGTCCATCGCAAATACCGTCCTTACGCCTTCACCGAGCATGGCGCGCTCCAGGCCGCGAACGTTCTGCGGAGTAAACGCGCCGTCCAGATGAGCGTCTTCGTTATTCGCGCCTTTGTGAAAATGCGAGAGGCGCTTTCCACGAACGAAACCGTCATGAAGCGTCTCTCGCAGATTGATAACACCCTTTTCCTTCATGACGCTGCGTTGCGCGAACTCTTCCAGAAACTGCGTCCGCTGCTTCAGCCGCCTCCAGAACCGCCGAAGAAACAGATCGGATTCCATTCGGGGAAATAG
- a CDS encoding choice-of-anchor Q domain-containing protein produces the protein MKIGKLILLTLLVAPVAMGTTFTVTTTEDQGDGVCTAAGTGDGCTLREAIFAANAQAGSDEIVFAPGVTGTIQMIQQYNDITGDLRINGPGARKLTVRRNTGGDYRIFTVSNGTTTGPQFQVIGLTLSNGKGIGSGAPGGAILNDHGTVALIDCVISGNTAGNGAGISNDGSVSDGATLNLINCTLSGNVASQFGGAIFNSGANGGNAFVSLVNCTVADNSASRGAAIHQTGASGSADVLFNHCTVSNNSASLGGIFNTTGGSGSSQVRVHSSLFRTGATGPNFANSGGTMISDGFNLSNDGALDDPGTPANETFFTNAGDKINTDPKLDPGGLKNNGGSSDTIALLSDSPAINGGDPANTPSFDQRSAPRLGASDIGSFEFGAAPLGTTILANISTRLRVETGDNVLIGGFIITGTQNKKLIVRAIGPSLPLPGKLDNPTLELRDSSGALLESNDNWVSSPNKQAILDSGLAPTDDLESAIVRSLPANAAYTAIVRGLNNTAGIGVVEAFDLDAAVDSKLANISTRGFVQTGDNILIAGTIILGQAAQKVIMRAIGPSLPLPGKLANPTMELRDQNGALVETNDNWVDSPNKQAIIDSGLAPANDLESAILQTLPANGASFTAIVRGANNTTGIAVVEMFAVQ, from the coding sequence GTGAAAATCGGAAAGCTCATTCTGCTTACCCTTCTCGTCGCTCCGGTCGCGATGGGGACGACGTTTACCGTGACGACGACGGAGGATCAAGGCGATGGGGTTTGCACGGCCGCAGGGACCGGCGATGGCTGCACTTTGCGCGAGGCGATCTTCGCCGCCAACGCGCAAGCCGGTTCTGATGAGATCGTGTTCGCCCCCGGTGTCACGGGAACCATTCAGATGATTCAGCAGTATAACGACATTACAGGTGATCTGAGGATCAACGGGCCGGGCGCGCGCAAATTGACCGTTCGCCGCAACACGGGAGGCGACTATCGGATCTTCACCGTCAGTAACGGCACCACCACCGGCCCTCAATTTCAGGTGATCGGATTGACCCTGAGCAACGGAAAGGGCATCGGCAGCGGCGCGCCTGGTGGCGCCATTTTGAATGATCATGGAACCGTTGCGTTGATTGATTGTGTCATTAGCGGCAACACGGCGGGTAACGGCGCCGGAATCAGTAACGACGGTTCGGTCAGCGACGGAGCCACTCTTAACCTGATCAATTGCACCCTGAGCGGCAACGTGGCTTCCCAATTCGGAGGTGCCATTTTCAACTCCGGCGCGAACGGCGGCAACGCTTTTGTCTCACTGGTCAATTGCACGGTAGCCGATAATTCGGCCTCCCGCGGCGCCGCCATTCATCAAACCGGCGCCTCCGGCAGCGCCGACGTGCTGTTCAATCATTGCACGGTAAGCAATAATTCCGCGTCGCTCGGCGGGATCTTCAACACCACCGGTGGTTCCGGATCCAGCCAGGTTCGCGTCCATAGTTCACTGTTCCGGACAGGAGCCACCGGCCCAAACTTCGCCAACAGTGGCGGCACCATGATTTCGGACGGGTTTAACCTGAGCAATGATGGAGCGTTGGACGATCCCGGCACGCCAGCTAACGAGACCTTCTTCACCAACGCGGGCGACAAAATTAATACCGACCCGAAGCTCGATCCCGGTGGGCTGAAGAACAACGGGGGCTCCAGCGATACGATCGCGCTTCTTTCCGACAGCCCTGCCATTAACGGCGGCGATCCGGCCAACACGCCCAGCTTCGACCAACGCAGCGCCCCTCGTCTCGGGGCCAGTGATATCGGGTCGTTTGAATTTGGCGCGGCCCCGCTGGGAACAACTATTCTGGCCAATATCTCGACGCGTTTGCGGGTAGAGACGGGCGACAACGTGCTCATCGGCGGGTTCATTATTACCGGAACCCAGAACAAGAAGCTGATCGTCCGGGCAATCGGCCCGTCGCTGCCGCTCCCGGGCAAGCTGGATAACCCGACGCTGGAGCTGCGGGATTCATCGGGCGCGCTCCTGGAGTCGAACGACAACTGGGTGTCGTCGCCGAACAAACAGGCGATTCTCGACAGCGGGCTGGCGCCGACGGACGACCTGGAGTCGGCGATCGTCCGGAGCCTGCCGGCGAATGCGGCTTACACGGCGATCGTGCGCGGGTTGAACAACACTGCGGGGATCGGGGTCGTGGAAGCGTTTGATCTCGATGCGGCCGTGGATTCCAAGCTCGCGAACATTTCGACGCGCGGTTTTGTTCAGACCGGCGACAATATTTTGATCGCGGGGACGATTATTCTCGGTCAGGCGGCGCAGAAGGTGATCATGCGCGCGATCGGTCCGTCGTTACCCTTGCCCGGGAAGCTCGCGAATCCAACGATGGAGCTGCGCGATCAGAACGGTGCGCTGGTGGAAACGAACGACAACTGGGTAGATTCGCCGAACAAGCAGGCGATCATCGATAGCGGGCTGGCGCCGGCGAACGATTTGGAATCGGCGATTCTGCAGACTCTGCCGGCCAACGGGGCGAGTTTCACCGCGATTGTGCGCGGGGCGAACAATACGACCGGGATCGCGGTGGTGGAGATGTTCGCGGTCCAGTAA
- a CDS encoding HIT family protein → MKTIVTFLALLTLLFAQMAPSMAQIPAAELPAAGTDTGLEGKYDPENGIAQLIRDKSAEAARSKIFEDDSVLVFMPLPEEEVSTPGHVLVVPKRLGARNILDLKPDEMCHLMATVQKAAIAQKKGLGATGVRMQQNNGLSSSQTVYHSHIHVIPSFGGKAPGTPAPKRKLAEAEYNETAAKLRAAWPK, encoded by the coding sequence ATGAAAACGATCGTCACATTTCTCGCCTTGCTCACGCTTCTGTTCGCGCAAATGGCGCCATCGATGGCGCAGATCCCGGCGGCCGAACTGCCGGCGGCGGGGACTGATACCGGGCTCGAGGGCAAATACGATCCGGAGAATGGGATTGCGCAATTGATCCGCGATAAGAGCGCGGAGGCGGCCAGGTCCAAGATATTCGAGGACGATAGCGTGCTCGTCTTCATGCCGCTGCCGGAGGAAGAGGTGAGCACGCCGGGTCACGTGCTGGTGGTCCCGAAACGATTGGGCGCGCGCAATATCCTCGACCTTAAGCCGGACGAGATGTGTCACCTGATGGCGACGGTGCAGAAAGCGGCGATCGCGCAAAAGAAAGGACTGGGAGCAACGGGCGTCAGAATGCAACAAAACAACGGGCTCAGCAGCAGCCAAACTGTTTACCATTCTCATATTCACGTCATCCCCTCCTTCGGAGGGAAAGCGCCTGGAACTCCCGCGCCCAAGAGAAAGTTAGCGGAAGCGGAATACAACGAGACAGCCGCGAAGCTGCGCGCGGCGTGGCCGAAATAG
- a CDS encoding ferritin-like domain-containing protein, which produces MKTQNDTMADRSFSSVELLPVSKHAAAPPPPLPRRTFLRRLGMGAAFLAPGAGLISTASIARAGAGTLTQGDVDILRFLAAAEIIETDLWQQYTELGGQDSKESPYRAALEILDEDQPQYISDNTDDEQSHVDFLNAFLSAAGASPVNLDQFRTLPSSQATGAQQIGRLTNLMQLTIDTSWWTRYRSTTNPDLGAMFPHAVPSLATGLHAAIPRNDAEQGDPDNLSDHIKAIAFTAGFHFGFIEQGGTSLYAAMARKVTNLTALEVVLGIGGAEVMHFQTWQDKAGNATPLTDHDPINNSDVTFEDLHKGQPEELQANLIMPEPCQFIDPSLPACSVIRPIGSQQVSARGAISALTADGLFRGQSTQFFKALDVLAQAADAARRSI; this is translated from the coding sequence ATGAAAACTCAAAATGACACCATGGCTGACCGCTCATTTTCGAGCGTCGAATTACTTCCCGTTTCCAAGCACGCCGCCGCGCCGCCACCCCCTCTTCCGCGACGAACTTTTCTTCGTCGTCTCGGAATGGGGGCCGCGTTCCTGGCGCCTGGCGCGGGTTTGATCAGCACGGCATCGATAGCAAGAGCCGGCGCAGGAACTCTCACCCAGGGAGACGTCGACATTCTGCGGTTTCTGGCCGCGGCTGAGATCATCGAGACCGATCTATGGCAGCAATACACGGAGCTGGGCGGACAGGATTCCAAGGAATCCCCTTATCGGGCCGCCCTTGAAATCCTCGATGAGGACCAGCCGCAGTACATCTCCGACAACACCGACGATGAGCAAAGCCATGTTGATTTCCTCAATGCCTTCCTCAGCGCGGCCGGCGCGTCTCCGGTAAACCTCGATCAGTTCCGCACCCTGCCCAGCAGTCAAGCCACTGGGGCGCAGCAAATCGGACGGCTGACGAACCTGATGCAGCTAACGATCGATACCAGCTGGTGGACGCGTTACCGCAGCACTACCAATCCCGACCTGGGAGCCATGTTCCCGCACGCGGTCCCGAGTCTGGCCACGGGTCTGCACGCGGCGATTCCAAGAAACGATGCCGAGCAGGGCGACCCTGATAACCTCAGCGATCACATCAAGGCCATCGCGTTTACCGCGGGATTCCACTTTGGCTTCATCGAGCAGGGCGGCACGAGTTTGTATGCAGCCATGGCCCGCAAAGTAACGAATCTCACCGCCCTCGAAGTTGTTCTCGGCATTGGCGGCGCCGAAGTCATGCATTTCCAGACCTGGCAGGACAAGGCGGGCAATGCCACGCCGTTGACCGATCACGACCCGATCAACAATTCCGACGTGACCTTTGAGGACCTTCACAAAGGCCAGCCGGAAGAACTGCAGGCGAATCTGATCATGCCGGAGCCCTGCCAGTTTATTGATCCAAGTCTTCCGGCTTGTTCCGTCATTCGTCCAATCGGGTCCCAGCAAGTCAGCGCCAGGGGCGCGATCTCGGCGCTAACGGCTGACGGATTGTTCCGCGGACAATCGACGCAATTCTTTAAAGCGCTCGACGTCCTGGCCCAGGCAGCAGACGCGGCCCGCCGGTCTATTTGA